The sequence tactttgttgttttttaaaaagattaaaaaataaaaaagcaagctCCCTCCTGAAGTGTTTCAAGCGtaaaaatttgaaattttagACTGATTATTTTTGCTTAGCCAGGAAAACTGCATAGTGTAGTACTTTCAGAAGTTAGTGAGACAAGATTttatgaagctttttttttaaggcactTATACAAATACACAAcctaaatatatttatataatttgtGTCGGATAACGTTGCGGCAATATGTCTTTAAGAtgagcacaaactgaaacacaggaagcTCTatgaacaggaggaaaaagtaCATCGAGGGTGACAGAGCTCTGGAACAACCTGCCCAGACAGAATGTGGGGTCTCCTCTGATGATACTGAAATCCGCTTGGGTGCTTTCTGAACCTTCTGAAGAGAACCTGCTTTGGGGGGGGAAGAGAgtagactagatgatctctacatatcctttccaacccctatgattctgtgactactTTCCCTGTAATTCTCTTGAGAAGAACACAGAGATTTTGATAGGAAAGACAGTGTGAAGATAATCTGTGAATATGGCGCCAATGAATTAGCATGTGCCTTAGAGATATTGTCAAGTTTAATATGAACTTACTGCATTACTTGAGAAAACCAATGTGCTCTTTTGAGTCCAAATGTGTGTCTttaattactttgtttcttttagcGGGTGTCAAACTGCCTTTGTTTTGAAGTTGGAACTATGGTATCttgttttttctgatttgtaGGGTATTAAGATTGGAGAGAGACAAACTTTTGGGTACAGGTGCACCTTCAGGCACTGAGGTCTTGCTGGATTCTCTAGTTTAAATCCGATAACATAAATAACTTATCTCCAGAtgtaccttttcttttttatttctttatattgtGCTAACAGCATTCATGCTGCTGTCTAACTGGCAATACCTAGCTGATATTGGACAAAATTAGCTCCTTCTATGTATaagtggatttttattttttttttaatttcgTAATTAATATCATTCTAACATGTATTAGGAAAAATTGTCCTGTTTTTTCAGTGGTTCTGGTTACTTAACCTTATGTTGGGAAGATTAAATTTGTCTGGAAAATGCCTTATGGGCATGATCTTTTAGAAGTTGGAAGGTCATTTActggttttcttatttttcagtgataGCTGCTATAGTCTGGTCTTGTTAACAGCAGGATGTCTGTAGTGTGTTTGTGTACTCTACGTTTCATCTActcctttatttttatgatcGTGAACACGAAGTAGCATTAAActcttctaattaaaaaaaacctcttgTAAGcagagttttttatttttggctaaCTTGATTGGAATGGACTTATTTCTCTTCAAACTTTCGTGGAACTTGTCAATTTATATCAACATCCCAGTGATTTCTGGTTTCTGTGGCTTTCAACTTTCCAtagcttgttttttgtttttttttttaactaacaAAAACAGCTTTGAGTCAATGCTCTGGCTCATTGCATCTGTTTATTTCCCTGTACTTCAGAGCTGTGATGTAGGAGGACTGTTCTTTCCTCTAACGTGAGTTTGCTGTATTTGGACTGAAGTAAAAAGTCTGGTTAACCACATCTAGAATGATTCTTAAGTATTTCTCATAATTTCCAGATCTAGGAACATACTCAGGTGAGGCCTACCTTTATGTAGCATGTAGTTTTTATTTGCTTAGCTTTTCTGTCTCACCTCATTTATCAAATACTTATGATAGCCAGTTaacttttaatttctgtttaggAGCCATTAGCTTTAGACTGCTCATTCTCTGTTTTagtttggtctttttttttctttttttttttttaatctgcatcTCCTTCAAGCTTCTCTGACCTATCCAGATGTCTCTGAAATATCCTGACATGGGGCATTCATCTAGCAGAGGCTAAATAAAATAGGTCAGTaatgagggaagaaaaataaaaccaaaacaaaaaacctttggGTTGACACTGATAACTTTCAGTTTGTCTTACATGCTCTCCCCTTTTGTGTTGTAGGCTCTGGCATTTCTGCATTATCTGTGGTGCCGTATGTGTTGCAGCAGCACCGCCAAGTTCATCATGCGGTGATCCCTCATGGGAGAAGTGGACGATCCTCTGTTAGTGGCATTGTGGCCACTGTCTTTGGAGCTACAGGTTTCCTGGGGCGTTATGTTGTCAATCGTTTAGGTAATGTTTTTCAGGAATACCAATTCATAGTTTAAGTACTTAATCAAATGCCAGTTTTCCTTCAGGTTACAGAACAATCTAGAAGGCTGTAGCACCTTGGGTCTTAAAAATGCAACAATACTGAGATGTGATTCCTTCCTACTGTTTGGTCTGGTGAAGTGCCAAGATGTGGCGATTAGTGAAGACTGTTCTAACGTAGGAAATTCAGAAACATGAGGACTGTTGTTGTCATTAAGGTCAATCAGTCTCCTGTCAACGTTTTgcgggctggttcagcccagttccatgactagtgGGGTGGGGGGACCCACACCTTGGGGGAAAGGGTAGAGAGGTgtgatctgaggagaaacaaaactaattaaCTGAAGaagatattggaatgcaagataacacactataatacaatataatacaatgtaattagaattgaagtttataaataaaatgagtaaGAGTGTCCgaaaaccaaaggccttactctaatgctgaagcGAGATATCTAGCTGGgctgagcagaagagaaaagaggaaggtCAAGTGATCTTCAAACAGTTTTGTAACTTTCCCTCCAAGTGGAAATGgtaacagaacagcaaacagtcctctgggagatgcagttcttctcttctgggacatgtgcctggaactggagcattaactctttaactcccagtgcactacatgatgttgtGGTGTGAAATACCGATAACtcaaaatcataaaaccatgacaccttCACATACTATTTTTCCGGTATGTGAAATGCAACTCTGAGAAGACACATAATCTATATATGATTCTTTTGGTTTTGGCACTATTAGGAAATTATAGTTCAAATTTGCAGAAATTTGTTTggaattcttatttcttttttgaatttgAGTTTTAGGAAgtaacttctgcttttttctttcttctctctatatcttttaaaaatgcagatatCCTTCAATGTGGCATGTTTCTATGTGTTATAGTATATTTATAGCATacgctgtttttgtttttctgatttacaAGCTTATTAGGTTATTCATTCAAGTATCTACTAGTTTAAGAattgaaataatgttttaaattaaaaaaattactactTTGCTACTTCTGGCTTTGCAGATAACTGCTCAAGATGGTTATGTTGtgcttcagtggcaggaaaaaaatgctttatatttctaattttatctAATTAGGCACGTAATAGCTTAAGATAAAcgatttttttaatgcttaggTCGCATTGGATCTCAAGTAATCATACCTTATCGCTGTGATCAATATGACCTCATGTATCTGCGACAGATGGGTGACCTGGGGCAACTTCTCTTCTTAGTAAGTCTTCTGCTTTGGCTTAAGATCAAATATAATACCACTGCTCTACAAGATGGTCTGTTAATCATTCTCAAACTCAGAACTCCAGCAATTGTTTAGCCTCAGAATGGAAACGGTGTGaaagttttctttgatttgCCTGTTTACACTTTATCTCATCTCTTTCCCATCTGATTTTCTGCTTACAGGAGTGGGACTGTAAGGACAAAGATTCTACCCGAAGAGCCGTGGAGCACAGCAATGTGGTCATTAATCTTATTGGAAAGGAATGGGAAACAAAGTAATAACCTTTTTTCGTTTTTTTCCTTAGGTGAATAGATTTGCTACAGGTATTGATTTTtattgctacttttttttttacagtacgTGCAGTCTGTAGTGACACTGACATTATTTTTGCCATCTATGAAAAGGCTAATTGAAATATTGTATATACAAGTTCTTCCAATTTAAATGTTTAACGAGATTCTGCTGttgagaagcattttttttttctgtaattttctagTATATCACTTCTGTTCCATTAACTGATAAATATACTGCTTTTGTGATGTTCCACAAGTGCCTCTTTATATCTGGCAGGGGTTTGCAGGTTTCTATGGGCTCCTTTATCTTCTTACAAAAGTGGGCTTTCATCTTGTCACTTTGGGGTGATGATTGACTGTAGTCTACTATAATAGGCTGTGATCAAGATTTTCCTGTTCTCtagaaatgtttaatttatttaaaacctTGTTAGTACAGAACTgtcaaatacaaaaacaaattaactATGTTATTTGCCTTTGTATGTAATTTTGCTACTGTGGCAGACAATGAAGTGTTGGTCTCAATTTCATGGATGTTTACAGGTCTAAAGTTGCTATTGCACTTATTTTCTCATGAACAGTCATTTGATCATTATGTCAAGTTCTAcagttatttttcctaaaatggCATATTTCTTGGCacttttttcagctgtttcttaTCTAGTCAAGTGTCATATATAACTTCTGGGAGAGCCTTTGTTACTACATTCAGACTTGTAATGCGTCTTCTTTTTTGATAATCTCTTATCTCCTTATCGCACTGTTGGAGTCTGTAACAGTTTAGTTGGGAAAACTCACCTAGTGTAACTTAAACTGAGGCTTTGTATATCTGATAGTGTttttgggctgcatcaaaagaagtgtggacAGCAGGTctagggaggtgatcctgctcctctgtgctgatgagaTGTCACCTGGGGTACTGCATTCAGGTGTTTTagtcctcagtacaagagaggGACAGAAATattggagcacatccagaagAGGGCTGTGAAAATGATCCaggggatggaacacctccgCTTTGAGGACAGGTTGCGAGAGCTGGGtctcttcagcttggagaaaagaaggctctggggagactggATGGCAGCCTTCTGGTTTTTAAAGGGAgtctataagaaagaaggggaaagactCTTCAGCAAGGTCTGTTGTGATACGAggaaggaaaatggtttcagactGGAAGAGGGGACATTTAGATTGAATGTAAGGATTTTTTTGTATGGTtagggtagtgaagcactggaacaggttgcccagagaggtgatgaatgccccatccttggatATATTCAAGGTCAGACCAAGCCAGGCTCTGAGCAagctgatctagctgtaggatatccctgttcactgcaggagtGTTGGGCTATATGATCTTCATAGGTCCCTTTCAACACAAACGATTCAgtaattttgtgtttttaattcatttatatCTTGGAGctaataaaagaaatagaatgaGAGCAAgtgtctgaaaaacaaaggccttactctaatgctgaaacAGATGTCCAATTGGGCcgagcagaagagaaaagagggagTGCTGCCTGATGTGTGAATAGTTTTATCTTTCCTCCTGAACGGAAAATGGAAAGTGAACaatgcaaagtcctctggggtatgtagtatatagttcttctcttctgagacaggTATCTGGAACTGGAGCcttaactctttaactcccagtgtaCTACATGATGTTAGGATGTGGAATACTGTTaacaaaaaccataaaaccatgacaagatAGGAAGGCCCTAGGGTGATCTGGATCTCTGGCCTGTGGCAAATTTTATGACCTTCATGAAgaccaaatgccaggtcctgcacttttctcacaacaaccccatgctatgctacaggcttggggctgtgTGGCTGGAAACCTGCATggtggagaaggatctgggggtgttaGTTGAAAGCCAGATGAACATGAATCAGCAGTctccaggtggccaagaaggccaatagcatcctggcttgtaccCGAAATGATGTAGGACCAGGACAGTGATAGTCTCTTTGTACGTGGCAATGGTGAGGCcactgtatttgttttgtgGCCCTCACCATgggaaagatgttgaggccctcaagcacatccagagaagggaaTAAAGCTGGTGAAATATCTGGAACACAagttatttcttctcagaaagagcgggGAGGTGTTGGAAGAGGCTACCCAGTATGAATCCCCATCTGTGGAGCTGTTCAAGAAGCACATAAATGTGGCACTAAgtggcatggtggtgatgggttaatggttggactggatgatcttagtggtctttttcaaccttaaaattctatggttctgtaaTTCATTCTGATTTGATCTTGCCAGATGAGGAAGCAGGGAAGTACTACTACTATAGTTGAGGCTCTCTATTGTGCTTCCTTGTCTCATGTAGTATATGAAGAATTCCTCGCAAAAGGAAACTTTCTAACAAAGTGCATAAAGATAGATTTTTGAAACATGTTCAGGTAATATGCGATGATTGCTACTGGTTAGTAGGCAATCGGTTGTACTGTTGGTTGCTCTTTAATTAaacttgtttttgctttgttttagaaACTTCAGTTTTGAAGATGAATTTGTAAATATTCCTAAAAGTATTGCCCAGATAACAAGAGAGGCTGGTGTGGAAACACTCATTCATATCTCTCACTTAAATGCTAGCATGAAGAGTCCTTCCAAATACCTGAGGAGTAAAGTAAGTCTAGAATTCTTTTGAATGTATTCTCAGGTGTCCtacttttgtctcttttttttttttcttttctatttcagcagtgctttggTGTTCTAACAATATAGTGTAGGGGCTGATTAAACCttctggttggtttttttttaaaactctcCTCTGACACAAAGTAGAGAGCTGCTTCCTTTTTGAACTTTGATGCTTTTGATGTGCATCCATTCACTAATGATATTGCATTGTAACTCAAATAGAATAAATTATCTGTGTGTTTATGGGACTTTGGGAACAGTGTATGAGACTTGTTTTAGCAAAGCATCTCAAAGACCAAATAACTGATACCAATTGTTTTGTGCTACTACTGATGCTATGTCCTTGAATTTTATAATCAAGATGCAGTAAATTCTgaaaaggtgtatttttttttaatatattcagtGTGGATCTAATTTATGTGGTCATTTTAATTGAATGACAGGCTGTGGGAGAGAAAGCAGTAAGGGAAGAATTTCCGGATGCTATAATTATGAAGCCCTCTGAGATGTTTGGGAGAGAGGACCGATTTCTCAATCATTATGCGAGTATGTATTCTTGAAATAGTAAAGCTCTCTTGTTTGTATACTTGTCTGtagagaacagagagaaaaagcactCTTCTCTTAAAAAGTGGAGGTATATTTTTGTCATAAATATACTGTGTTTCATTAAGAAAAGATgtgtaacagaaaaataataaattttcaTCTTGTGATGAAATGGTATATCCTAAATTCTGAGTCTAAATGAAACTTTGCTGATTGGTGTTACTAACTACTACTTTTTATTTAGATTGTCTTGAGCTAAGATCTAGCCATTCTAGC is a genomic window of Meleagris gallopavo isolate NT-WF06-2002-E0010 breed Aviagen turkey brand Nicholas breeding stock chromosome 1, Turkey_5.1, whole genome shotgun sequence containing:
- the NDUFA9 gene encoding NADH dehydrogenase [ubiquinone] 1 alpha subcomplex subunit 9, mitochondrial → MAAAVRYPWSSRGLLLPRTGSGISALSVVPYVLQQHRQVHHAVIPHGRSGRSSVSGIVATVFGATGFLGRYVVNRLGRIGSQVIIPYRCDQYDLMYLRQMGDLGQLLFLEWDCKDKDSTRRAVEHSNVVINLIGKEWETKNFSFEDEFVNIPKSIAQITREAGVETLIHISHLNASMKSPSKYLRSKAVGEKAVREEFPDAIIMKPSEMFGREDRFLNHYANMRWFGGVPLISLGKKTMKQPVYVVDVAKAIINAVKDPDAKGKTYALAGPNRYLLYDMIEYIYAVAYRTFFPYPLPRPLYHLIARFFEMSPFEPWLTRDKVDRFHTTDMTLPDLPGLEDLGIQPTSLEQKAIEVLRRHRRFRWLDAELEEAKPAKTYPM